The genomic DNA ACTTTGAAAATACCCTTTTTTCCCGAAAACGGTCAAGGATTTTTCAGACAGGTGATATATATCAAAAACTAGCCGCCAGCCAGTTTTACAGTGTATCCGCGTTTTTCCAGTTCAGACTTCAGCACGTTACGCTTGTCGCCTTGGATTTCAATGGCAAAGTCCTTTACAGAGCCGCCAACACCACACTTTTGCTTAAGCACGCGGCCAAGTTCCTTGAGCTCCGGTTCATCCAGTGGAACTCCAGTTACAACGCTAGCCATCTTACCGCCACCAAGGCGCTTCAAGGTTATACGGACAATCCCATCGCCCTGGGGTCTTTCGGCCTTAGGCTTTTCCTGCTTGACGCGGCCGCCCTGTTCTGTTGAATAAACCAGCGAGTAACGATCATCCATACCCATAATGGCTCCTTTTTTCTTCAAAGATAGCTAAACTCAGATGCAAAAAAAGACCCGGAACCAAGTCCGGGTCTTTTCAATACTCGTGAAGATTACTTCTTAGGAGGACGCTTGTAACCGAAGGGCTTCAGCATATCTTCGCTAGTCTTGATCACGTCACCCTTCTTCTTGCCAGTGGGGTCCTTAACCGGCGGCAAGGTACACTGCAGTTCAGAACGGAGGT from Fibrobacter sp. includes the following:
- a CDS encoding stress response translation initiation inhibitor YciH (involved in start site selection during the initiation of translation) yields the protein MGMDDRYSLVYSTEQGGRVKQEKPKAERPQGDGIVRITLKRLGGGKMASVVTGVPLDEPELKELGRVLKQKCGVGGSVKDFAIEIQGDKRNVLKSELEKRGYTVKLAGG